From a region of the Aeoliella mucimassa genome:
- a CDS encoding dockerin type I domain-containing protein, producing MKVGNGRWQPTICLAIPSLTGLAASLILLALSLPAQAEILGLYSAGDGSVAFSPSRDWGWIPSWNEIAYPALGQSVTGDAGGGRTAWQITDQGNNGLDPNYSLTLFEGSPNLANARERGWSFSTTAQFVDTMSGSANQGLSAYFDDQLYQVMIDLDTAGQLRGNVYLSPIETATFVLASAEQRNEYHDYELRYDSANQQASFYFDDHRITSWPGYADQHETIFRFGSVTASGAGQMNYREVNMSIIPTPAEQGDFNSDGTVDLADYTVWRDTLGSRTLTNADGNGNGRVDSGDYVIWRNNYGRLLDGNSIEASNIAAVPELRSLSLLLVGATLLFASRPKR from the coding sequence ATGAAAGTTGGCAACGGCCGCTGGCAACCAACTATCTGCTTGGCAATTCCCAGCCTCACTGGGCTAGCTGCCAGCCTGATTCTGCTGGCCCTATCTTTACCGGCGCAGGCCGAGATACTCGGACTTTACTCGGCTGGCGACGGATCGGTTGCTTTTTCGCCTTCTAGAGACTGGGGGTGGATCCCCTCGTGGAACGAAATTGCCTATCCGGCTCTCGGGCAGAGCGTCACCGGCGATGCCGGCGGGGGCCGCACCGCCTGGCAGATCACCGACCAGGGGAACAACGGCCTCGACCCTAACTATTCCCTGACTCTGTTCGAAGGGAGCCCCAATCTAGCGAATGCTCGGGAGCGAGGATGGAGCTTCAGCACCACCGCCCAATTCGTCGACACCATGAGCGGCAGTGCCAACCAGGGACTCTCGGCCTACTTCGACGACCAGCTCTACCAAGTGATGATCGATCTCGACACCGCTGGCCAACTACGTGGCAACGTTTACTTATCGCCAATCGAAACAGCCACCTTCGTATTAGCTAGCGCGGAGCAGAGAAACGAGTATCACGATTACGAGCTGCGATACGACTCCGCGAATCAGCAAGCGTCCTTTTACTTTGACGACCATCGGATTACTAGCTGGCCTGGGTACGCCGACCAGCACGAAACCATCTTCCGCTTTGGGTCGGTCACGGCTAGCGGGGCAGGGCAGATGAATTACCGCGAAGTGAATATGTCGATCATACCCACGCCAGCCGAGCAGGGCGATTTCAATAGCGACGGCACCGTCGATCTGGCCGACTACACGGTATGGCGCGACACACTCGGCTCGCGAACCCTAACCAATGCCGACGGCAACGGCAACGGTCGTGTCGACTCCGGCGACTACGTCATCTGGCGGAACAACTATGGCCGCCTGCTAGATGGCAATTCCATCGAGGCGAGCAACATCGCGGCCGTACCTGAGCTTCGATCGCTTTCGCTGCTATTGGTTGGTGCAACTCTCTTGTTTGCTTCGCGACCAAAGCGTTAG
- a CDS encoding HYExAFE family protein, giving the protein MARRHHHYERAFEAFLRAERLPYVAVDEKRRSLVTPLADGTEQPSLKNVDFLVSPPGPTSYLVDIKGRKFPSGTHHKQYWRNWSTRDDLRSLAEWARYFGPDFAPLLVFAFQVMGDRSPLPAGDLWTFEERRYAFVAVPLAEYWQAAHTLSTKWDTVTMSASDFRLAARDVRHWLKPKTWSPVETDSPSPTPADRSPAV; this is encoded by the coding sequence ATGGCCAGAAGACATCACCACTACGAGAGGGCGTTCGAGGCGTTCCTGCGCGCGGAACGCCTCCCCTACGTGGCGGTCGACGAAAAACGTCGAAGCCTGGTAACTCCCCTGGCCGATGGAACGGAGCAGCCGTCACTAAAAAACGTCGATTTCTTGGTCTCCCCGCCTGGCCCCACAAGCTACCTGGTCGATATTAAAGGGCGAAAGTTCCCCTCCGGCACGCACCACAAACAGTACTGGCGTAACTGGTCGACCCGCGACGACCTGCGGAGCTTGGCCGAGTGGGCACGGTACTTCGGGCCCGATTTTGCTCCGCTACTGGTCTTTGCGTTTCAAGTGATGGGCGATCGTTCTCCGCTACCCGCCGGTGATCTATGGACATTCGAGGAGCGGCGGTACGCATTTGTTGCGGTGCCGCTGGCTGAGTACTGGCAAGCGGCTCATACGCTCTCAACCAAATGGGACACAGTCACCATGTCGGCCAGCGACTTCCGCCTGGCCGCCCGTGATGTGAGGCACTGGCTCAAACCGAAGACCTGGAGCCCTGTGGAAACCGACTCCCCCAGTCCAACGCCGGCCGACAGGTCGCCGGCAGTCTAG
- a CDS encoding endonuclease/exonuclease/phosphatase family protein codes for MQRLFSTAMMVAILGGGGWMFYKGLHLEDIKQILVTGSTAVSQLHHNGDTAGGGSPQPTPTSINLGQQNQSTIRIASFNIQVFGEKKASDTEAMTVIGNVFRNFDIVAVQEIRNKDELFVPKFVQNLNQFTGRTFDYKLGPRLGNTTSKEQYAFIFDTAKIMVSSKYVFTIQDPKNLLHREPYVGLFTVRGVPDQDRFTFMLVNVHTDPDVAKEEMDALAQVFEVLRRQGLGEDDIIMLGDFNTAVPMDPNSTSRVISQDDLAALGRIPDIYPVIQNQPTNVARNRLHDNILFHRPSTTEFTGQGGVFDFEKQFNLTPEQAKRVSDHFPVWAEFSIYEAGISNQMAIGATNTTR; via the coding sequence GTGCAGCGTTTATTCTCCACAGCCATGATGGTAGCCATCCTCGGTGGTGGCGGCTGGATGTTCTACAAAGGACTCCACCTGGAGGACATCAAGCAGATTCTCGTGACCGGCAGCACCGCGGTCAGCCAATTGCATCACAATGGGGACACGGCAGGCGGCGGTTCGCCGCAACCCACTCCAACCTCAATCAACTTGGGGCAACAGAATCAGTCGACCATCCGCATCGCCAGCTTCAATATCCAAGTCTTTGGAGAGAAAAAAGCGAGCGACACAGAAGCCATGACCGTAATCGGCAATGTGTTTCGCAATTTCGATATCGTTGCGGTTCAGGAAATACGAAATAAGGACGAGTTGTTTGTCCCCAAGTTTGTGCAGAATTTGAACCAATTCACCGGGCGAACCTTCGACTACAAACTGGGGCCTCGCCTGGGCAACACCACCAGCAAAGAGCAATACGCATTCATCTTCGATACCGCCAAGATTATGGTTTCGTCGAAGTATGTCTTTACGATCCAGGACCCCAAGAATCTGCTGCATCGCGAACCGTACGTTGGACTATTCACGGTACGTGGTGTACCCGACCAGGATCGGTTCACCTTCATGCTGGTGAATGTGCATACCGACCCCGACGTGGCCAAGGAGGAAATGGACGCCTTGGCCCAGGTGTTCGAGGTGCTTCGTAGACAAGGCTTGGGGGAAGACGACATCATCATGTTGGGGGACTTCAACACCGCGGTGCCGATGGATCCCAATTCCACAAGCCGAGTAATCTCACAAGACGACTTGGCAGCGCTGGGACGCATTCCCGACATCTACCCCGTCATCCAGAACCAGCCGACGAATGTCGCCAGAAACCGACTGCACGACAATATCCTTTTCCACCGCCCCAGCACAACAGAATTCACCGGTCAGGGCGGAGTGTTTGATTTTGAAAAGCAGTTCAACCTAACCCCAGAACAGGCCAAGAGAGTATCGGATCACTTTCCGGTGTGGGCCGAGTTCTCGATCTACGAGGCGGGAATCTCCAACCAGATGGCCATCGGGGCAACTAACACCACGCGTTAG
- a CDS encoding GGDEF domain-containing protein, translated as MSNSPESAFIQLRPLFDLLRCPCAEISTNTLECEWSNNAWKNLDIQLQDEGSGDTPLIDQLSNQLINFGTGTGTFSCQIAHPNGTVAEYETSVQHSAPSKERSSWMVILTPTGQTQGDQAPEDRDTLTGLPGRATLMARLETYFDSTTLSPPFGLIFLDLDDFKQINDSNGHLLGDQVLQEVASRLSDALRTDDLIVRYGGDEFVAIVVGVAENNELKQVVRRLEDSLNAPFMVAGEKVRLSISLGVAQSGENWATPMQMIDQADRRMYQAKQQRSGNQDL; from the coding sequence ATGTCCAACTCTCCTGAATCGGCGTTCATTCAGCTCCGCCCGCTATTCGATTTGCTTCGCTGCCCTTGCGCAGAGATTTCGACAAACACACTTGAATGCGAATGGAGCAACAATGCCTGGAAAAACCTTGATATCCAGCTCCAAGACGAAGGTAGTGGAGATACCCCACTAATCGATCAGCTGTCGAATCAACTCATCAACTTCGGAACAGGGACTGGTACGTTCTCTTGCCAGATCGCTCACCCCAACGGCACCGTAGCTGAATATGAAACAAGCGTGCAACATTCTGCACCTAGCAAGGAACGTTCGTCGTGGATGGTTATCCTTACTCCGACCGGACAAACTCAAGGCGATCAAGCTCCTGAAGACCGCGATACCCTCACAGGTTTGCCTGGACGGGCGACGTTGATGGCAAGGTTAGAAACCTACTTTGACTCAACCACCCTAAGCCCACCGTTTGGGCTTATCTTTCTCGATCTCGATGACTTCAAACAAATCAACGACTCCAACGGTCATCTCCTGGGCGATCAAGTGCTGCAAGAAGTAGCAAGCAGGCTGTCTGACGCCTTAAGAACAGACGATTTGATCGTCCGTTATGGAGGTGACGAGTTCGTGGCGATCGTCGTCGGAGTCGCGGAAAATAATGAACTGAAGCAAGTTGTTCGGCGACTAGAAGATTCGCTCAATGCTCCCTTTATGGTAGCCGGCGAAAAAGTGCGTCTATCAATAAGCTTAGGGGTGGCTCAGTCCGGGGAAAACTGGGCCACCCCTATGCAGATGATCGATCAAGCCGATCGGCGTATGTATCAAGCGAAGCAGCAGCGGTCAGGAAACCAAGACTTGTAG
- a CDS encoding sugar transferase — protein MTHRSAYRGPQVLTAEEFQHAAICERMRVDRNGSVLSVLTIALPARRASARDCKQFLAMLAERLRLTDTVGALADGRFGVLLPDTPESGAWKVAADLCDPFVPGNDRPHCEVVVYPDDQRDNEGFPAPEDSVSGISFSETPSSDAFFALRVSPWKRLFDIVGASAGLVLTSPLIAGAALAVKLTSPGAAFFLQEREGLGGKRFQILKLRTMRSDAESFKDDLRMHSEQDGPAFKMTNDPRVTWVGKWLRKTSIDELPQLWNVLRGEMSLVGPRPLPTQESQECCSWQRQRLQVLPGLTCIWQIRGRNVVSFEEWIRMDLRYIRRRSLWYDLQLVLATVPAIVFSKGPR, from the coding sequence TTGACCCATCGTTCCGCGTACCGTGGTCCCCAGGTACTTACGGCCGAAGAGTTTCAACATGCGGCGATTTGCGAACGCATGAGAGTCGATCGTAATGGGTCAGTGCTTTCTGTTCTGACCATTGCCCTGCCAGCCCGCCGGGCTTCGGCCCGCGATTGTAAGCAGTTTCTCGCCATGCTTGCCGAACGCTTGCGACTTACTGATACAGTAGGGGCATTGGCCGACGGGCGCTTCGGCGTATTGCTTCCCGATACACCTGAATCAGGCGCCTGGAAGGTAGCAGCCGACCTGTGCGATCCCTTCGTACCTGGCAACGATCGCCCGCATTGCGAAGTGGTTGTTTACCCCGACGATCAACGAGATAACGAAGGGTTTCCTGCTCCCGAGGATTCTGTTTCTGGCATCTCGTTTAGTGAGACCCCGAGCAGCGATGCTTTCTTTGCCCTGCGGGTTTCTCCTTGGAAAAGACTATTCGACATCGTAGGGGCCAGTGCTGGTTTGGTGCTGACCTCGCCGCTAATTGCCGGTGCTGCCTTGGCGGTGAAACTCACCTCGCCCGGTGCAGCGTTCTTTCTTCAGGAGCGAGAGGGACTCGGGGGAAAGCGCTTTCAGATTCTCAAACTCCGGACCATGCGTAGCGATGCAGAGTCGTTTAAGGACGACCTCCGCATGCACAGCGAACAGGATGGGCCGGCGTTCAAAATGACGAACGACCCAAGAGTAACCTGGGTCGGAAAATGGTTGCGGAAGACGAGCATCGACGAATTGCCGCAGCTTTGGAACGTGCTGCGGGGAGAAATGTCGCTCGTGGGGCCCCGGCCGCTTCCCACCCAGGAATCGCAAGAGTGCTGCTCCTGGCAGCGTCAAAGACTGCAGGTTTTGCCCGGATTGACCTGTATTTGGCAAATTCGCGGGCGAAATGTTGTATCGTTCGAAGAATGGATCAGAATGGACCTGAGGTACATTCGTCGTCGATCGCTGTGGTACGATTTGCAGCTGGTCCTCGCCACCGTGCCTGCAATCGTCTTTTCCAAGGGGCCTAGGTAA
- a CDS encoding glycosyltransferase family 4 protein → MQPRSGRVLAVAYSCDPYKCMESRVGWQRVMQAARNHRVWVLHGGRTPSDVLSRYAAEQLPDALIEFIAVPNCRLGSAYREQVDLFWPRYRLWQRQAKRYAVELHKQHQFHLIHQINFCSFREPGLTWRLGIPFVWGPIGGTHNLPLRFLTQCDFAGGCREVVRALVNAWQLRMSRRIRGAARTADRVFAASQAAKNDLERCLGVKVQVQLETGIGPAIEHRREPRTSDRPFRLLWAGRQRTWKGLPLLTKALTQLPKSLDYELRVLGVGASHAVWRRQAERLGVADRIQWIGWPEYADTLPHYEWADAFVFTSLRDTSGTGLLESLAAGTPIVGLDHQGAADIMTSDCAEPIRVDTPRQVSSDIAQAISRLADDPDRWQQMSEAAKLRSSQFRWEELADEMEYTYQQILAGDVCWESLPYDESAREPVGSNARRAANRFARSTSPSSS, encoded by the coding sequence TTGCAACCGCGCTCTGGGCGGGTGTTGGCGGTTGCTTATTCGTGCGATCCCTATAAGTGCATGGAATCGCGCGTGGGGTGGCAGCGTGTGATGCAAGCGGCACGCAATCATCGAGTCTGGGTGTTGCACGGAGGGCGAACTCCCTCCGACGTGCTTTCACGCTACGCCGCCGAGCAGTTGCCCGATGCACTGATCGAGTTCATTGCGGTACCGAATTGCCGTTTGGGATCGGCCTATCGCGAGCAAGTCGATCTCTTCTGGCCCAGGTATCGACTCTGGCAGCGGCAAGCCAAGCGTTATGCGGTGGAACTGCATAAGCAGCATCAGTTTCATCTGATTCATCAAATCAACTTCTGCAGCTTCCGCGAACCAGGATTGACTTGGAGGCTGGGGATTCCGTTCGTATGGGGCCCCATCGGTGGCACGCACAATTTGCCACTTCGGTTCTTAACGCAGTGCGACTTTGCGGGAGGTTGCCGCGAGGTGGTCCGCGCACTGGTGAATGCCTGGCAGCTTCGCATGTCGCGACGCATTCGAGGAGCCGCTCGCACGGCCGATCGTGTGTTCGCAGCTTCGCAGGCAGCCAAGAACGACTTGGAGCGTTGTCTCGGAGTGAAGGTGCAAGTTCAATTGGAAACAGGTATTGGACCTGCGATTGAGCATCGCCGCGAGCCTCGCACGAGTGATCGCCCGTTTCGTTTGCTGTGGGCAGGTCGTCAACGTACGTGGAAGGGGCTTCCGCTGTTGACCAAGGCACTCACGCAGCTTCCCAAGTCGCTGGACTACGAATTGCGAGTGTTGGGCGTGGGAGCCAGCCATGCTGTTTGGCGACGTCAGGCGGAGCGACTCGGTGTGGCCGATCGCATTCAATGGATCGGATGGCCGGAGTACGCCGATACGCTGCCACACTATGAATGGGCGGATGCTTTTGTGTTTACCAGCCTTCGCGACACTTCGGGTACAGGGTTGTTAGAATCGTTGGCCGCTGGCACACCGATCGTGGGTCTCGACCATCAAGGGGCAGCCGACATCATGACATCTGATTGTGCGGAGCCAATCCGTGTGGATACTCCCCGTCAGGTGAGTTCCGACATCGCACAAGCCATTTCGCGTTTAGCGGACGATCCGGATCGATGGCAGCAGATGAGCGAAGCGGCGAAGCTACGGTCGAGTCAGTTTCGCTGGGAAGAGCTTGCCGACGAGATGGAATACACCTATCAGCAGATTCTCGCCGGCGATGTGTGTTGGGAGTCACTACCTTACGACGAGAGTGCACGTGAGCCAGTAGGATCGAATGCTCGCAGAGCCGCTAACCGATTTGCAAGATCGACCTCTCCAAGTTCTTCCTAG
- a CDS encoding GumC family protein — translation MSNLTEIAFRHRRKLILIPLLSLLAGAAVILFFPRTYHSEAVLFLQVGRESVGIDPTATTGQTIALQQNGRDDEVKSAVNVLRSRGVLAKVIDHLSPEVVLGESSEYASEPNVVSSIAGATLGRLAGAIKSIDPISKREEAMNEIEELLVIQSERGSTAIEVEIEADSPELAQTILTTLIEEFQQEHGRIHRNQDSQAFFHQQREMLRAQLDEAQEAIRQAKDEMGIASVEGRRATLESQLKEIESEKYSTEQDLSTAEARVADLKNQLSNLPERVATSRTMVPNEGADLMRQELYSLQIRKADLEARYNSNHPLVMAVSNQVEEAQRVVDSQQSEREESVDDVNPVHQQLSLSLKEQQSVAAGYRSRLETLNEQLQLVLMDLKELNANEVKISELEREERLHEAEFFQYAKNMEQARIDQELERQRISNIAVSQEPLLLRKPVSPSKGLVLLASLFLATAGTFAAVFTSERFNDKLRDEQQASQTLGVPVYAEIPESAEPLATVSH, via the coding sequence GTGAGCAACTTGACGGAAATCGCGTTTCGTCATCGTCGCAAGTTGATTTTGATCCCGCTCTTGAGTTTGTTAGCGGGAGCCGCCGTTATCCTGTTCTTCCCTCGCACCTATCACTCCGAGGCGGTGTTATTCCTGCAGGTCGGTCGCGAATCGGTTGGTATCGATCCTACTGCAACAACTGGTCAAACCATTGCCCTGCAGCAAAACGGGCGTGACGACGAAGTGAAGTCAGCGGTCAATGTCCTTCGATCGCGCGGTGTGCTGGCTAAGGTCATCGACCACCTGAGCCCCGAAGTCGTGCTGGGAGAGAGTTCCGAGTACGCGTCGGAGCCGAATGTCGTTTCCAGCATCGCCGGCGCGACGCTCGGCCGTTTGGCAGGAGCCATCAAGAGTATCGATCCCATTTCGAAGCGTGAAGAAGCGATGAACGAGATCGAAGAGCTGCTTGTCATTCAATCCGAAAGAGGTTCGACCGCTATCGAGGTGGAAATCGAAGCGGACTCACCCGAGTTAGCACAAACGATTTTGACGACGTTGATCGAAGAGTTTCAGCAAGAGCATGGGAGAATCCATCGCAACCAGGATTCGCAAGCCTTTTTCCATCAGCAACGCGAAATGCTCCGTGCCCAACTCGACGAAGCCCAGGAGGCCATACGACAAGCCAAAGACGAAATGGGCATCGCCTCGGTCGAAGGTCGTCGCGCGACGCTTGAAAGCCAGTTGAAAGAGATTGAATCGGAGAAGTATTCTACCGAGCAAGATCTTTCGACCGCAGAAGCTCGAGTCGCCGACCTGAAGAACCAGCTTTCGAATCTCCCCGAGCGTGTCGCCACCTCGCGGACGATGGTGCCGAACGAAGGGGCCGATCTCATGCGGCAAGAACTCTACAGCTTGCAGATCCGCAAGGCCGATCTCGAAGCCCGCTATAACAGCAACCATCCGCTGGTCATGGCTGTCAGCAATCAGGTGGAGGAAGCTCAGCGGGTGGTCGATTCGCAGCAGTCGGAACGTGAAGAGTCGGTGGACGACGTGAATCCGGTACATCAGCAGTTGTCGTTGTCGCTCAAAGAACAACAAAGTGTGGCTGCAGGCTACCGATCGCGGTTGGAAACATTGAACGAGCAGTTGCAGTTGGTGTTGATGGATCTCAAAGAGCTAAACGCCAACGAGGTCAAGATTAGCGAGTTGGAACGGGAAGAGCGACTGCACGAAGCCGAGTTCTTTCAATACGCTAAGAATATGGAGCAAGCTCGCATCGACCAGGAGCTTGAGCGACAGCGCATCTCGAATATCGCGGTCTCGCAGGAACCACTCCTGTTGAGGAAGCCGGTGAGTCCTTCCAAGGGCTTGGTGCTACTGGCGTCGCTTTTTCTTGCGACAGCCGGAACCTTTGCGGCGGTGTTTACCAGCGAACGATTTAACGACAAGCTACGAGACGAACAGCAGGCGAGCCAAACTCTCGGAGTGCCAGTATATGCAGAAATACCCGAATCTGCTGAGCCGCTCGCTACAGTATCGCACTGA
- a CDS encoding P-loop NTPase family protein, with product MPTPLTHDPSNGAPDAAGDDAFEQFNPATHRPRQRRRTSDEYDSVLWRMRSQLSSLDGVAEILGVVGAEVGVGATTVAMNLANRLADHLDGNVLLVDSNFSRPQADAFLGIKRCPGLAEMLAENLPLAEVVQRTRVPGLEVLAAGRVGILESVAIHSEAVAIVVQQMREEYAGVVFDFSDPSSMGQGLLLAKQCDGVLLVAQCERTRQESARRAAEQLRVDGVRLTGAVLNRQRSYVPKWIRRWL from the coding sequence ATGCCGACCCCGTTAACGCATGATCCGAGCAACGGCGCGCCCGATGCCGCGGGGGACGATGCGTTTGAACAATTCAATCCAGCAACCCATCGCCCCCGGCAGCGACGACGGACCAGCGACGAGTACGACAGCGTACTGTGGAGAATGCGGTCGCAACTCTCGTCGCTCGACGGCGTCGCGGAGATCCTTGGTGTCGTCGGAGCGGAAGTGGGAGTTGGTGCAACGACCGTTGCGATGAATCTTGCCAATCGATTGGCGGATCATCTTGATGGAAACGTATTGCTAGTGGACAGCAATTTTAGCCGCCCTCAAGCGGATGCGTTCCTGGGGATCAAACGATGTCCAGGGCTCGCTGAGATGCTCGCTGAAAACCTGCCCTTAGCCGAGGTGGTGCAGCGAACCAGAGTGCCCGGTCTTGAGGTGTTAGCCGCAGGCCGGGTTGGCATCTTGGAGAGCGTAGCGATCCACAGCGAGGCGGTCGCAATCGTCGTTCAACAAATGCGGGAAGAGTATGCGGGAGTCGTGTTCGATTTCTCCGATCCATCGAGCATGGGCCAGGGGCTATTGCTGGCAAAGCAATGCGACGGTGTCTTGCTGGTAGCTCAATGCGAGCGAACTCGACAGGAGTCAGCCCGCCGTGCGGCGGAGCAATTACGAGTAGATGGGGTTCGTTTGACCGGGGCTGTGCTGAATCGACAGCGGAGCTATGTTCCGAAATGGATCCGGCGGTGGTTGTAA
- a CDS encoding MATE family efflux transporter, with product MVRPWKQGVFTFADQAVVSLVSAVTTIIVGRTCSLDELGVFVFGVSLMWRAIGLPVALVWSPYASRAPHLTPASLRRYAGSSAAIAILLSLIQAVVLLIAYGVLMALSGVVEVPVWIPRLVLAMAPLLLGATLREHARRTCIADFRGQLLLAIDLPIALVQVSLLALLWRFDWLDSSTALLAVALATMLSIAWFVGESRRVTFRRRMAVAHLRSNFGFGVWLLAIALAWLVCDLLLRSLLTGFHGIEAMGTFGAAYTIVGLINPIVNAATIFCRSWAARVYAAMGLAGLRRFALIGTAVAAALALLATALLTLFGEQIVELLFKSNYASRYVMGAVTLGFCLQAVIVPVEAAQMALERGRELFVASFLRVAMVFVAGIPLVWWQGAAGIGWTTAVQSIAVLSVMWFYFLKGNDA from the coding sequence GTGGTTCGTCCCTGGAAGCAAGGGGTGTTTACCTTTGCGGATCAGGCGGTGGTGAGTTTGGTGAGTGCGGTGACCACCATCATTGTTGGACGCACTTGCAGTCTCGACGAACTCGGCGTGTTCGTCTTCGGCGTATCGCTCATGTGGCGGGCTATCGGATTGCCGGTAGCGCTGGTCTGGAGTCCTTACGCTTCTCGGGCGCCGCATCTGACTCCGGCCTCGTTGCGTCGTTACGCAGGTAGCTCCGCAGCGATCGCCATCCTGCTCTCCCTGATTCAAGCAGTGGTATTGCTGATTGCGTACGGAGTGCTGATGGCACTCTCCGGTGTGGTAGAAGTGCCGGTATGGATACCTCGACTGGTGCTAGCCATGGCACCTCTGCTGTTGGGAGCAACACTCCGCGAGCACGCACGGCGCACCTGCATTGCTGATTTTCGTGGGCAACTGTTGTTGGCAATCGATTTGCCAATTGCCTTGGTGCAGGTATCCCTACTCGCTTTGCTATGGCGTTTCGATTGGCTCGATTCGTCCACCGCGTTGTTGGCCGTGGCTCTGGCTACGATGTTGAGCATTGCGTGGTTTGTCGGTGAGTCACGCCGTGTGACGTTCCGCCGACGCATGGCAGTCGCCCATTTGCGTTCGAACTTTGGATTCGGTGTTTGGTTGCTGGCGATCGCCTTGGCCTGGCTTGTATGCGATCTGTTACTGCGGTCGCTGTTAACCGGTTTTCATGGCATCGAGGCGATGGGGACTTTCGGAGCCGCGTATACCATTGTTGGGCTCATCAACCCAATCGTGAATGCCGCGACGATCTTCTGCCGCAGTTGGGCCGCCCGTGTCTATGCCGCGATGGGGCTAGCTGGACTAAGGCGATTCGCCCTGATTGGTACCGCCGTCGCAGCAGCACTCGCATTGCTTGCCACCGCGCTGTTGACGTTATTTGGCGAGCAGATCGTCGAACTGCTCTTTAAGTCGAACTACGCAAGTCGTTACGTAATGGGGGCGGTGACTCTCGGTTTTTGCTTGCAGGCGGTCATTGTTCCGGTCGAAGCCGCGCAAATGGCGCTCGAGCGTGGCCGCGAGTTGTTTGTTGCTTCGTTTTTGCGAGTCGCGATGGTCTTCGTGGCAGGCATTCCACTGGTCTGGTGGCAAGGTGCTGCTGGTATTGGGTGGACCACGGCCGTGCAGTCGATCGCTGTGCTATCTGTCATGTGGTTCTACTTTTTGAAGGGGAACGACGCGTAG
- a CDS encoding O-antigen ligase family protein — MVGSVQRVDTLIVSRSVSEWPYGLALLLAITVVGIYHNQDAVGLDIYDFDVTTQYLEEQADSDNQVQVGTQQKKICFLMLVAIAGYLSFVRQPAKAYHPNRLVWVAAACLLWAGGSILWSTEPQLTVRELVRLYVMVLTAFGLARCFSANQLMFVVLAICSCSIFTALATEAAAGVLKPWQGDYRLQGGMHANMVAIHAAIMALAAMGMMRVVKHKSWCWVLLLVALASLWLTKSRSAAGVFLVAAAIQWSLHLDTKRAIGYWAWMSTIVALMLFVLAAGGSQLQRAFGGAAAMGRSEGLGSLTGRIPLWQSVSDDIAKRPITGYGYKAFWTGERRMDIFDEIDWSPTDAHSIYFNSMLEQGFVGLLLNLALVVAALVILVRARHETGVAGYALFATLIAFALMHGLTETGCSEARIGGLCIGMGVFLASGYHKPHITGARASKVSG, encoded by the coding sequence ATGGTGGGCAGCGTACAACGTGTCGATACCCTGATCGTAAGTCGCTCGGTGTCAGAGTGGCCTTACGGACTTGCCTTGTTGCTGGCAATTACAGTCGTGGGTATCTACCATAATCAAGATGCGGTCGGACTCGACATTTACGATTTCGACGTTACAACGCAGTACCTCGAAGAGCAGGCCGACAGCGACAACCAGGTACAAGTTGGTACCCAGCAGAAGAAAATCTGTTTTTTAATGCTCGTTGCGATAGCCGGATACCTCTCGTTCGTTCGTCAGCCAGCGAAAGCTTACCATCCTAACAGGCTGGTGTGGGTAGCGGCCGCCTGTTTGTTGTGGGCAGGCGGAAGCATTCTCTGGTCTACCGAACCTCAGTTGACGGTTCGCGAATTGGTGCGGCTTTACGTGATGGTACTCACCGCGTTTGGCTTGGCGCGCTGTTTTTCGGCCAACCAATTGATGTTTGTTGTGCTGGCCATCTGTAGCTGTTCAATATTTACCGCGTTGGCGACGGAAGCCGCAGCGGGAGTACTGAAGCCTTGGCAAGGCGACTACCGTCTACAGGGCGGCATGCATGCCAATATGGTTGCCATTCATGCAGCCATCATGGCGTTAGCAGCGATGGGCATGATGCGAGTTGTCAAGCACAAGTCGTGGTGCTGGGTACTGTTGCTCGTTGCGTTGGCATCGCTATGGCTCACGAAGTCTCGATCTGCTGCAGGAGTGTTCTTGGTAGCAGCGGCAATTCAGTGGTCGCTCCATCTAGATACTAAGCGTGCCATCGGCTATTGGGCCTGGATGAGCACCATCGTCGCGTTGATGCTATTCGTACTTGCCGCAGGAGGTTCGCAGTTGCAGCGAGCCTTCGGCGGAGCGGCTGCCATGGGGCGCAGCGAAGGGCTTGGTTCGCTCACTGGACGTATTCCTCTGTGGCAATCAGTCTCCGACGACATCGCCAAACGTCCTATCACAGGGTACGGCTATAAAGCCTTCTGGACCGGTGAGCGACGCATGGACATTTTCGACGAGATCGATTGGTCGCCGACCGATGCCCATTCGATTTACTTTAATTCCATGCTCGAGCAAGGATTCGTAGGGCTTCTGCTAAATCTTGCACTCGTTGTTGCTGCATTGGTAATCCTCGTACGTGCAAGACACGAAACAGGCGTTGCGGGTTACGCACTATTCGCCACACTCATTGCGTTTGCGTTGATGCATGGTCTGACCGAAACCGGCTGTTCCGAAGCTCGCATCGGTGGTTTGTGTATTGGGATGGGAGTGTTCTTAGCGAGTGGTTACCACAAGCCGCACATTACGGGGGCGCGTGCGAGTAAGGTTAGCGGATAA